One window of the Chryseobacterium camelliae genome contains the following:
- a CDS encoding RidA family protein, whose product MEKQVINPWTWQDTRNYVQAVEVRNVESTLYVSGQTAISDEGISSNQDMKSQLIHTIRNLEQVIREAGYELNNIVRLNIYTTSASELFEHFGIIQEWLTENGIRQASTVLEVKSLFETLKVELEATAVK is encoded by the coding sequence ATGGAAAAACAGGTAATCAATCCTTGGACATGGCAGGATACAAGGAATTATGTCCAGGCTGTGGAAGTAAGGAATGTCGAAAGTACTTTATATGTCTCGGGCCAGACTGCCATCAGTGATGAAGGCATTTCAAGCAATCAGGATATGAAATCGCAATTGATCCATACCATCCGGAATCTTGAACAAGTAATCCGGGAAGCAGGATATGAGCTGAACAATATTGTGCGGCTGAACATCTATACAACCTCAGCATCAGAACTATTCGAACATTTCGGTATTATACAGGAATGGCTCACCGAAAACGGGATCAGGCAGGCTTCTACCGTGCTGGAAGTAAAAAGCCTTTTTGAAACCCTGAAAGTGGAGCTGGAAGCCACAGCAGTGAAATAA
- a CDS encoding Crp/Fnr family transcriptional regulator: MEQVSKNTIDLFDRLTDQEFLEVKDLFHHQKLDKGGYVFREGHKVSYIYFIASGLVRLFYTDDEAKECILSFAFENWWETDFSAFYHRVPAISSLQCIEDSEIFSLHYDDYRMLTERYPHLSGYFLDKSVKGHIANQKRILSLLTLSAKKRYEQFLQLYPSLIQRIPKSILSLYLGVSRETLSRLYKNRNT, translated from the coding sequence ATGGAGCAAGTATCAAAAAACACCATAGACCTGTTTGACCGTCTGACTGATCAGGAATTTCTTGAAGTTAAAGATTTATTTCATCATCAAAAGCTGGATAAAGGAGGCTATGTTTTCCGGGAAGGGCATAAGGTCAGCTATATCTACTTTATAGCTTCCGGACTGGTCAGGCTGTTCTATACAGATGATGAAGCGAAAGAATGTATTCTGTCTTTTGCTTTCGAAAACTGGTGGGAAACAGATTTTTCTGCATTTTACCATCGGGTTCCGGCGATATCCAGCTTACAGTGTATTGAAGACAGTGAAATTTTCAGCCTGCACTATGACGATTACCGGATGCTTACCGAACGTTATCCGCATTTGTCAGGATATTTTCTTGATAAGTCCGTTAAAGGACATATCGCCAATCAGAAAAGGATTCTTTCGCTGCTCACGTTGTCCGCAAAGAAAAGGTATGAACAGTTTTTACAGCTCTATCCCTCACTGATCCAGAGAATTCCGAAATCGATATTATCACTGTATCTCGGTGTTTCACGGGAGACCCTGAGCCGGCTGTACAAAAACAGGAATACATAA
- a CDS encoding AAA family ATPase: MNQKENMKIIITGGPGMGKTSIIGSLKEMGYSTVPESGRDIIRNQTEICGDRLPWKDRKGFAEEMFHQAIEDFNCAGRHDSLTFFDRGLPDAIGYLMLCSLPVPEIMWLAAKEYRYHKKVFITPPWKEIYIHDEERRQTFEEAMATFEVMNTLYRDLGYTVIEIPKTAISERAGFILQETVK; encoded by the coding sequence ATGAATCAGAAAGAAAATATGAAAATAATCATTACCGGAGGGCCCGGGATGGGCAAGACCTCAATTATCGGCTCCCTGAAAGAAATGGGATATTCTACTGTACCGGAGTCCGGGAGGGATATCATCAGGAACCAGACTGAAATCTGTGGAGACCGGCTTCCATGGAAAGACCGGAAAGGATTTGCTGAGGAAATGTTCCATCAGGCCATTGAAGATTTTAACTGTGCAGGCCGGCATGACAGCCTTACTTTTTTTGACCGGGGCTTACCTGATGCCATCGGTTACCTGATGCTTTGCAGCCTCCCTGTACCGGAAATCATGTGGCTTGCCGCAAAAGAATACCGTTACCATAAGAAAGTCTTCATAACGCCGCCGTGGAAAGAGATTTACATCCATGATGAAGAGCGCAGGCAGACTTTTGAGGAGGCCATGGCAACATTTGAAGTCATGAATACACTCTACCGGGATCTCGGGTACACCGTGATTGAAATTCCCAAAACTGCCATTTCTGAAAGAGCCGGATTTATACTTCAGGAAACCGTGAAGTGA
- a CDS encoding MFS transporter: MISDEEHTQNELSLTGTGWQKRYWCIFSGQAFSIIGSALTQFVLMWWIADTTGSVSKLAMAGTVALLPQALLSPVGGVFADRYSRKMIMIVADAVSAVCMAGLMLLFITDKIELWHIYVMMGIRGGMQAFQAPAAEASAAMLVPKDFLPRAAGLNQILYGATLVASAPLGALAVSTMPLGWALSIDVFTALLGIAPLFFFSIPQYRKPGNGQPLLHNIASELKEGIVLVWKHQGLKRLFLLLGCIVLVIMPTFTFVPLLVKDYFKGSVREVGIMEGLAGVGMVAGGIIITLIAPKRKMIWILTGLGLSCFAISFVALMPAGLFWLAVFWWTISSLTFIFANAPLTALLQTVIPNQIQGRVLSLLNMIMGLAAPVGLLIANPLGEWLGIRGLFIGIGFLGGLIAFSGFASRRLRNLENDEVKI; the protein is encoded by the coding sequence ATGATTTCAGATGAAGAACATACTCAAAATGAACTGAGCCTAACAGGGACAGGCTGGCAGAAGCGTTACTGGTGTATTTTTTCCGGACAGGCCTTTTCCATTATCGGTTCTGCACTCACACAGTTTGTGCTGATGTGGTGGATTGCCGATACTACCGGAAGTGTCAGCAAACTTGCCATGGCCGGAACGGTTGCCCTGTTACCGCAGGCATTGCTGAGCCCTGTAGGAGGTGTATTTGCGGACCGGTACAGCCGGAAAATGATCATGATCGTTGCAGATGCCGTAAGTGCGGTCTGTATGGCGGGGCTGATGCTTCTGTTTATCACAGATAAGATAGAATTATGGCATATTTACGTTATGATGGGCATCAGGGGAGGGATGCAGGCTTTCCAGGCTCCGGCGGCCGAAGCCAGCGCGGCAATGCTTGTTCCCAAAGACTTTCTGCCGCGTGCTGCAGGCCTGAATCAGATACTGTACGGAGCCACACTTGTAGCGAGTGCTCCGCTGGGTGCGCTGGCAGTAAGTACCATGCCTTTAGGATGGGCTTTAAGCATCGATGTTTTTACCGCTCTGCTGGGTATTGCACCATTATTCTTTTTTTCAATTCCGCAATACAGGAAACCCGGGAACGGTCAGCCGCTTCTGCATAATATTGCATCAGAACTAAAGGAGGGGATCGTTCTTGTATGGAAACATCAGGGACTGAAAAGGCTTTTCCTGCTGCTGGGCTGCATTGTCCTCGTTATCATGCCTACTTTTACGTTTGTACCGCTTCTGGTAAAGGATTATTTTAAAGGAAGTGTCAGGGAAGTAGGCATCATGGAAGGACTTGCCGGCGTGGGTATGGTTGCCGGAGGAATTATCATTACCCTAATAGCTCCAAAGCGTAAAATGATATGGATTCTTACCGGATTGGGTTTATCCTGCTTTGCCATCAGCTTTGTGGCACTGATGCCTGCCGGTCTTTTCTGGCTTGCCGTATTCTGGTGGACGATCAGTTCGCTGACGTTTATTTTTGCCAATGCCCCTTTGACGGCATTGCTGCAGACGGTAATCCCCAACCAGATCCAGGGCAGGGTACTGTCTTTACTGAATATGATTATGGGACTTGCAGCGCCTGTAGGCCTTCTCATAGCTAATCCTCTCGGAGAATGGCTGGGAATACGCGGGCTGTTTATCGGGATTGGATTCCTGGGCGGACTGATTGCTTTTTCAGGATTTGCCTCACGCCGGCTGCGGAATCTGGAAAACGATGAAGTTAAAATTTGA
- a CDS encoding LytR/AlgR family response regulator transcription factor produces the protein MEYIIIEDEQHNAELLKSMVEKTTDQAHMLAVLPTVQDSVDWLVSHRQPDVIFMDIRLADGLSFEIFKRADVRAPVIFTTAYDEYALQAFKVYGAAYLLKPIVREELEEALEKVTRTTRPQFSGDDAGAILEMLKTRQKTYRNRFLLHYRETYKIIPTEEIDYICLENKIVYFVVLDGSSVAVPYTLDELEEQLDPQFFFRVNRQYILHVNSIESIHKYFGEKAKIILKRNRDAEVIVSRIRMPQFKLWLDR, from the coding sequence ATGGAGTATATCATCATAGAAGACGAACAGCATAATGCAGAATTGCTGAAGAGCATGGTAGAGAAGACAACGGATCAGGCCCATATGCTAGCCGTTCTTCCCACCGTACAGGACAGTGTGGACTGGCTGGTTTCCCACCGTCAGCCTGATGTCATCTTTATGGATATCCGGCTTGCGGATGGTTTATCATTTGAGATTTTCAAAAGAGCAGATGTCCGGGCACCGGTCATCTTTACTACAGCTTATGATGAATATGCTTTGCAGGCTTTCAAAGTGTACGGCGCAGCTTATCTTCTGAAACCTATTGTCCGGGAAGAGCTGGAAGAGGCCCTTGAAAAAGTAACCCGTACCACCCGTCCGCAGTTCTCCGGGGACGATGCGGGCGCAATCTTGGAAATGCTGAAGACCCGGCAGAAGACCTACCGGAACCGTTTTCTGCTGCATTACCGGGAAACGTATAAGATAATACCCACCGAAGAGATTGATTATATCTGCCTGGAGAATAAGATCGTCTATTTCGTGGTGCTGGACGGTAGTTCTGTTGCTGTTCCGTATACCCTTGATGAACTGGAAGAGCAGCTGGATCCGCAGTTTTTCTTCCGGGTGAACCGGCAGTATATCCTGCATGTTAACAGTATAGAAAGCATCCACAAGTATTTTGGTGAAAAAGCAAAAATCATATTGAAGAGAAACCGGGATGCGGAAGTCATTGTCAGCCGCATCAGGATGCCACAGTTTAAATTGTGGCTGGACAGGTAA
- a CDS encoding sensor histidine kinase, with the protein MSIHSRENTGLFGKRLFQWSGVPVSLGLAILIQYLLNPSSKWWDFYSEAAWFEIALTLSGSILMYAVIFGVIRLLSGWVHRRAVYGNNILVHFIITTIVVIACMCLLLYLEDAVYDWIWPGPSVDDKETELSVRAYLVVNIVVAAFVNSFYYSFFFFARWKAKVIETASLELLSHQLKENALQAELQVLKLQLDPHFLFNNFSILTQLIETDRNAAQEFLSNLSRVYRYILTTAKKDVVTLAEEMKFVDLYFHLIRIRHGETIQLSVQITEEDKRKGIPPVTLQLLLENAIKHNISTLRQPLKLSLESLGNGKITVRNNLQRINIDYKSTGLGLKNIRERYQLLDNVTPEIIETPDSFEVVLPLLNL; encoded by the coding sequence ATGAGTATTCACAGCAGGGAAAACACAGGTTTATTCGGGAAAAGGCTTTTCCAGTGGAGCGGCGTGCCGGTCTCACTGGGGCTGGCTATCCTGATCCAGTACCTTCTGAACCCTTCCAGCAAATGGTGGGATTTCTATAGTGAAGCGGCGTGGTTTGAAATCGCACTGACCCTTTCCGGAAGCATATTGATGTATGCCGTTATTTTCGGTGTTATCCGGCTGCTCTCCGGATGGGTTCATCGTCGGGCAGTGTACGGCAATAATATCCTTGTGCACTTTATCATTACCACCATCGTAGTCATTGCCTGTATGTGCCTGCTGCTGTATCTGGAGGATGCTGTGTATGATTGGATATGGCCCGGACCTTCAGTGGATGATAAAGAAACCGAGCTGTCGGTCCGTGCTTACCTGGTGGTTAACATCGTGGTTGCTGCATTTGTCAACAGCTTTTATTATTCGTTTTTCTTTTTTGCCCGCTGGAAAGCCAAGGTAATTGAAACCGCCAGCCTTGAACTGCTGTCCCACCAGCTGAAAGAAAATGCGCTCCAGGCCGAATTGCAGGTACTGAAGCTTCAGCTGGACCCTCATTTCCTGTTCAATAATTTCAGCATCCTTACCCAGCTGATTGAAACGGACCGGAATGCTGCGCAGGAGTTCCTGTCCAATTTATCCAGGGTGTACCGCTATATCCTGACTACCGCTAAAAAAGATGTGGTAACGCTGGCAGAAGAGATGAAATTTGTGGATCTGTATTTCCATCTGATCAGGATACGGCATGGGGAAACCATTCAGCTTTCGGTGCAGATTACAGAAGAAGATAAAAGAAAAGGGATTCCGCCGGTCACTTTACAGCTGTTGCTGGAAAATGCCATCAAGCACAACATTTCAACACTCAGGCAGCCGCTGAAGCTGTCTCTGGAAAGTCTCGGAAACGGTAAGATCACCGTGAGGAATAATCTTCAGCGCATCAATATCGATTATAAAAGCACCGGACTGGGATTAAAAAATATCCGGGAACGTTACCAGTTACTGGACAATGTAACCCCGGAAATCATAGAAACCCCGGACTCTTTTGAGGTGGTTTTGCCCCTATTGAATTTATAA
- a CDS encoding efflux transporter outer membrane subunit: MKTLTQYSLIAIALSGLLQSCKVTQDYQRPELGMPASFNGSPETAKTSEIPTYRDFFKDRELIALLDQVMAKNPDLLVASEEILASEAQLKSVKLNYLPDISLQVNTGIQRLSKNSMQASFGGGVVFQEYNFAPVVSWDIDFWGKLKRQREESLANYLSRAENRRALRVQLIAQAAQAYYNLLSLDEQLKITRQVEKSMQETVAMLKTQYAVGDVTALAIKQAEAQLAETRALIPDITASIKAQENALQALAGNYPDAVKRSGQFGSYAFAADLEAGIPADLLANRPDVKQQELLLQAASARVGIAKTEFYPSLKITAQGGSNATNLANWFSIPGSLFGTAAAGLTQPLFNRRSIRSGYEQAVHQREAAVHAFRKSVVGAVEEVSSALNNIIQVKEQLYEVNNRKKAMDKAIADAQLLYRYGEANYLEVLTVQQSAFQAELAYTAAAQKEINTYIALYKSLGGN; the protein is encoded by the coding sequence ATGAAAACACTCACACAATATAGTTTGATAGCCATTGCCCTTTCCGGGCTGTTGCAATCCTGCAAGGTAACCCAGGATTATCAACGGCCGGAACTTGGTATGCCTGCATCATTTAACGGGTCTCCGGAAACTGCAAAAACATCCGAAATCCCAACCTACCGTGATTTTTTCAAGGACAGGGAACTGATTGCCCTGCTGGATCAGGTGATGGCAAAAAATCCGGACCTGCTTGTGGCTTCGGAGGAAATCCTGGCTTCTGAAGCCCAGCTGAAAAGTGTAAAACTGAATTACCTTCCCGATATCAGCTTACAGGTTAACACCGGGATACAGCGGCTGTCTAAAAACAGTATGCAGGCTTCCTTCGGTGGCGGCGTGGTTTTTCAGGAATATAATTTTGCGCCGGTAGTTTCCTGGGATATCGATTTCTGGGGAAAACTGAAAAGACAGCGGGAAGAATCGCTGGCCAACTACCTCAGCAGAGCTGAAAACAGGCGGGCCTTGCGTGTACAGCTGATCGCGCAGGCGGCACAGGCCTATTATAACCTCCTGAGCCTGGATGAGCAGCTGAAAATTACCCGGCAGGTTGAAAAAAGCATGCAGGAAACCGTTGCGATGCTGAAAACCCAGTATGCAGTAGGCGATGTGACGGCACTGGCCATCAAACAGGCAGAAGCCCAGCTGGCTGAGACCCGTGCACTGATCCCGGATATCACAGCCAGCATCAAAGCACAGGAAAATGCCTTACAGGCTCTGGCAGGAAATTATCCTGATGCCGTAAAGCGCTCCGGGCAGTTCGGGAGTTATGCCTTTGCAGCAGATCTTGAAGCCGGAATTCCGGCTGACCTCCTGGCCAACCGCCCGGATGTAAAACAGCAGGAATTATTGTTGCAGGCGGCTTCCGCACGGGTTGGTATAGCCAAAACCGAATTTTACCCCAGCCTGAAGATTACGGCACAGGGCGGTTCCAACGCTACTAACCTGGCCAATTGGTTTTCCATTCCGGGATCCCTGTTCGGGACTGCGGCTGCTGGATTAACACAGCCGCTGTTCAACAGGAGAAGTATCCGGTCAGGCTATGAACAGGCCGTCCACCAAAGGGAAGCTGCAGTACATGCCTTCCGGAAATCTGTGGTAGGGGCAGTAGAAGAAGTGAGTTCAGCCTTGAATAATATAATCCAGGTGAAGGAACAGCTGTATGAGGTAAACAACCGTAAAAAAGCAATGGATAAAGCTATTGCAGATGCACAGCTGCTCTACCGGTACGGAGAGGCAAATTACCTGGAAGTTTTAACGGTACAGCAAAGTGCTTTCCAGGCAGAGCTGGCCTATACGGCAGCGGCACAGAAAGAAATAAATACCTATATTGCTCTTTACAAATCTTTAGGCGGAAATTAA
- a CDS encoding efflux RND transporter permease subunit produces MLNKIIKRPVLATVISIILVLLGVVGLQRIPMTQFPEIAPPTVFVSGVYPGANAESVIRSVITPLEQAINGVENMQYMTSSASNDGGFSITIIFKQGVDPDQAAVNVQNRVAQVNAQLPVEVIRLGLTTTKQQTSNLMVVNINSEKPELYDEAFLQNYANINLVPELKRIPGVGNVTLYGAKDYSVRVWINPSKLAAYGLVPSDVETAIQNYSFESSPGALGEESDAQLQYVLRYKGKLNKPEEFERIILRSKTDGSVLRLTDVARIEFGLSNYSSDTFTDGKPSVVFSVIQASGSNANEIAIKVQESLKKFQTGVPDGIKFEIIQNTKDRLDASISQMKSTLIEAFVLVFIVVLVFLQDFRSTIIPAIAVPVSIIGTVFFMYLIGFSVNVLTLFALVLAIGIVVDDAIVVVEAIHAKMEETGEHAGTATASAMSEISGAIISITLVMSAVFLPVGFMEGPAGVFYKQFSYTLAIAILISAVNALTLSPALCALLLKNHHPENEGKNKKFTQRFASAFNAGFERLTDKYVGAIRFLGKRKIIALGALALIAFGAFFLMNNAQKGFIPEEDDNNLTFVVNLQAGANLQYITREMEKATEIVRRMPEVKSISTVSGFNLFSSAASPNSAMGFITLKNPKARGEVSDMNKVMEKIQAAVKGKIKGEFMIFRNPAVEGFGNAGGVEFVLQDRASGSIADFEKVSRKVIDALSKRPEIGTAFTSFRSDYPQYEVVLDEDKAQQLGLTPKEIMDVMQLYLTGSQTTDFIRFGRLYRVNVRSEAEFRKNEASLDNIMIRNRDNKMVPVSTLVSLKKVYGPQVISRYNLYNSISVNANAAGGASTGKVMSVIDEVLSKELPKGYSYEYGGLSLQERNSGSQMIFIFGLSILFVYFLLAAQYESYLLPLAVMLSLPTGILGVFIATGFAGIDNNIYVQIALIMLVGLLAKNAILIVEFAIQQRKTGLSVFEAGIAGAKMRLRPILMTSFAFVAGLIPLMFAKGGTAMGNRSISISAAGGILSGVILGVVIIPVLYMVFQWLQDKVSINKNQRDENTHTI; encoded by the coding sequence ATGTTGAACAAAATTATTAAAAGACCCGTTCTGGCAACGGTGATTTCCATCATACTCGTGCTGCTGGGCGTTGTAGGTCTGCAACGCATCCCGATGACGCAATTTCCGGAGATTGCTCCGCCTACCGTTTTTGTATCCGGTGTTTATCCCGGAGCCAATGCAGAGAGTGTGATCCGTTCTGTGATCACACCGCTGGAGCAGGCGATCAACGGAGTGGAAAACATGCAGTACATGACTTCCAGTGCTTCGAACGACGGAGGTTTTTCCATTACCATTATTTTTAAGCAAGGGGTAGATCCGGATCAGGCGGCCGTCAATGTTCAGAACCGGGTGGCACAGGTCAATGCCCAGCTTCCTGTGGAAGTAATCCGTTTGGGGCTGACTACGACCAAACAGCAGACCAGCAACCTGATGGTCGTGAATATCAACAGTGAGAAACCGGAACTGTATGACGAGGCTTTCCTTCAGAATTATGCTAATATTAACCTGGTTCCCGAACTGAAAAGGATTCCCGGAGTAGGAAATGTTACGCTTTACGGAGCCAAAGACTATTCCGTCCGGGTCTGGATCAATCCGTCGAAACTGGCCGCTTACGGTCTGGTTCCTTCCGATGTGGAAACGGCGATCCAGAACTACAGCTTTGAATCTTCGCCCGGGGCTCTGGGAGAAGAATCGGATGCTCAGTTGCAATACGTATTGCGGTACAAAGGAAAACTGAACAAGCCTGAAGAATTTGAAAGGATCATTTTGCGCTCGAAAACGGACGGCTCTGTCTTGCGGCTGACGGATGTAGCCAGGATTGAATTCGGGCTGTCCAATTATTCCAGCGATACTTTTACGGATGGAAAGCCTTCAGTGGTATTTTCTGTCATCCAGGCCAGTGGTTCCAACGCCAACGAAATTGCCATCAAAGTTCAGGAGTCCTTGAAGAAATTCCAGACAGGCGTGCCGGACGGCATTAAGTTCGAGATCATCCAGAATACGAAAGACCGTCTAGATGCGTCCATCTCACAAATGAAATCCACCCTGATCGAAGCTTTTGTATTGGTGTTCATCGTAGTGCTGGTGTTTCTCCAGGATTTCAGGTCGACTATCATTCCGGCCATTGCCGTTCCCGTATCCATCATCGGGACCGTCTTTTTCATGTACCTGATCGGGTTTTCGGTGAATGTGCTCACCCTGTTTGCGCTGGTGCTGGCCATTGGAATTGTGGTGGATGATGCCATCGTGGTGGTAGAAGCCATCCATGCAAAAATGGAAGAGACCGGTGAACATGCCGGAACGGCGACCGCTTCGGCCATGAGTGAAATCAGCGGGGCTATTATTTCGATTACCCTCGTGATGTCGGCCGTTTTCCTTCCTGTAGGTTTTATGGAAGGTCCGGCCGGAGTTTTTTATAAACAGTTCTCTTATACACTGGCTATCGCGATTCTGATTTCAGCTGTTAATGCCCTTACTTTAAGCCCGGCTTTATGTGCTTTACTGCTGAAAAACCATCATCCGGAAAATGAAGGGAAAAACAAAAAGTTTACCCAAAGGTTTGCCAGCGCTTTCAATGCCGGTTTTGAACGGCTGACCGATAAGTATGTAGGTGCGATCCGGTTTTTAGGAAAAAGAAAGATCATTGCCCTCGGGGCATTAGCACTCATTGCTTTTGGTGCGTTCTTCCTGATGAACAATGCCCAGAAAGGCTTTATTCCGGAGGAGGATGACAATAACCTTACTTTCGTGGTCAACCTTCAGGCCGGTGCCAACTTGCAATACATCACGCGCGAAATGGAAAAGGCAACGGAAATTGTCCGCCGGATGCCCGAGGTGAAAAGTATCAGTACTGTTTCCGGGTTTAACCTGTTCAGCTCAGCAGCTTCACCCAATTCCGCCATGGGGTTCATTACCCTTAAAAATCCAAAAGCCAGGGGAGAAGTATCTGATATGAATAAGGTGATGGAAAAAATACAGGCTGCAGTCAAAGGAAAAATTAAAGGAGAATTCATGATTTTCAGGAATCCGGCAGTGGAAGGATTCGGAAATGCGGGAGGTGTGGAGTTTGTGCTTCAGGACCGGGCTTCAGGAAGTATTGCCGACTTTGAAAAGGTCAGCAGGAAAGTGATTGACGCTTTAAGCAAAAGGCCGGAGATCGGGACTGCATTCACCAGTTTCCGAAGCGATTATCCGCAGTATGAAGTGGTGCTGGATGAAGACAAAGCGCAGCAGCTGGGCCTTACTCCCAAAGAAATCATGGATGTGATGCAGCTGTACCTAACCGGTTCCCAAACGACAGATTTCATCCGTTTCGGAAGATTATACCGGGTCAACGTACGGTCTGAAGCGGAATTCCGGAAAAACGAAGCTTCTCTGGACAACATTATGATCCGCAACCGCGACAATAAAATGGTTCCGGTATCTACACTGGTCAGCCTTAAAAAAGTCTACGGGCCTCAGGTAATCAGCCGGTATAACCTCTATAACAGCATTTCGGTGAATGCGAATGCCGCCGGCGGGGCCAGTACCGGGAAGGTCATGAGCGTAATCGATGAGGTGCTGAGCAAAGAACTGCCGAAAGGCTACAGTTATGAATATGGGGGGCTCAGCTTGCAGGAACGTAATTCGGGTTCGCAGATGATCTTTATTTTCGGTCTGAGCATCCTGTTTGTCTACTTCCTGCTTGCTGCCCAGTATGAAAGCTACCTGTTGCCCCTGGCAGTAATGCTGTCCCTCCCGACAGGGATTTTAGGGGTCTTTATCGCCACAGGATTCGCCGGTATCGATAATAATATTTATGTCCAGATCGCATTGATCATGCTTGTAGGGCTTTTGGCTAAAAATGCCATCCTGATCGTGGAATTTGCCATTCAGCAGCGCAAAACAGGGCTGTCTGTCTTTGAAGCCGGCATAGCAGGGGCAAAAATGCGTCTTCGTCCGATCCTGATGACCTCTTTTGCCTTTGTTGCCGGACTCATACCGCTGATGTTTGCCAAAGGCGGAACTGCAATGGGTAACCGCTCCATCAGCATCAGTGCAGCCGGAGGAATTTTAAGCGGCGTGATCCTGGGGGTGGTGATCATCCCGGTTCTGTATATGGTGTTCCAGTGGCTGCAGGATAAAGTATCAATCAATAAAAACCAGAGAGATGAAAACACTCACACAATATAG
- a CDS encoding efflux RND transporter periplasmic adaptor subunit has protein sequence MKYIRNHSILNTGLCIVILLLAQSCKDGMRNDQATQAEPVQAEVLTLHPGEAVIEQAFPASLQGKDNVQLRPQISGYIDKIYADEGAFVKAGQPLFRINANVYREQKNTAIAALGMAKSQLASAKLELDKYKVLSESKVVADFQYRKAKTNYDNALAAVKQQQAVVASADLNLGFSVVKAPVSGYIGRIPNRIGALVSPNDTQALTTLSQVSEIYVYFSLPEREILNINASRPGKTLIEKLKSFQNITLLLADGKPYSHTGKIDMMDGQFDPNTGSVSLRASFPNPEGLLRTGNTGRIVLRTTEQNVYKIPLLATYEVQDKIFIGLVNHQNKMIRLALKDYIRSGNFYLLRSGFKPGDRIIANELASIPENSVITPKAFK, from the coding sequence ATGAAGTACATCAGGAACCATAGCATATTGAATACAGGATTATGTATAGTTATTCTATTACTGGCCCAAAGCTGTAAAGATGGAATGCGGAATGATCAGGCCACGCAGGCGGAGCCTGTACAGGCAGAAGTGCTTACGCTGCATCCGGGAGAAGCAGTGATAGAGCAGGCTTTTCCGGCCAGTCTCCAGGGGAAAGACAATGTTCAGCTTCGGCCCCAGATCAGCGGGTATATTGATAAAATATATGCAGATGAAGGCGCCTTTGTAAAAGCCGGGCAGCCTTTATTCAGGATTAACGCCAATGTATACCGGGAGCAGAAGAATACGGCTATTGCCGCATTAGGAATGGCAAAATCACAGCTTGCCTCTGCAAAGCTGGAACTCGATAAATACAAAGTCCTGAGTGAAAGTAAAGTGGTGGCAGATTTTCAGTACCGTAAAGCCAAAACCAATTATGACAATGCACTGGCGGCAGTAAAACAGCAGCAGGCCGTCGTTGCTTCTGCTGACCTCAACTTGGGTTTCTCAGTCGTTAAAGCGCCTGTCAGCGGATACATTGGCAGGATCCCCAACAGGATAGGAGCACTGGTAAGCCCTAATGATACGCAGGCCTTAACAACCCTTTCGCAAGTCAGTGAGATCTATGTGTATTTTTCCCTTCCTGAGAGAGAAATCCTGAACATCAATGCATCCCGTCCCGGGAAAACCTTAATTGAGAAGCTGAAAAGTTTCCAGAATATCACCTTATTGCTTGCTGATGGTAAGCCATACAGCCATACTGGAAAAATCGATATGATGGACGGGCAGTTCGATCCGAATACCGGTTCAGTGTCGCTGCGGGCATCGTTCCCGAATCCGGAAGGGTTACTCCGTACCGGAAATACCGGCCGTATCGTGCTGAGGACTACCGAGCAGAATGTATATAAAATTCCGCTTTTAGCAACGTATGAAGTCCAGGATAAGATATTTATAGGGTTGGTCAACCATCAGAACAAAATGATAAGGCTTGCTTTGAAAGACTATATCCGGTCGGGAAATTTTTACCTGCTCAGATCCGGATTTAAACCCGGGGACCGGATCATTGCCAACGAGCTAGCCTCCATTCCTGAAAATTCGGTCATCACACCAAAAGCTTTCAAGTAA